A region of the Littorina saxatilis isolate snail1 linkage group LG12, US_GU_Lsax_2.0, whole genome shotgun sequence genome:
TTCTTTTCTCGCTTAATACTGTTATGTTACTCTATTAGTTTTCTTGGTTGTTTGACATATATTGTAAATTTAATGTTAATATGTATGTATTGTATGCTCATAATATATAtacagcagtacctgcgatgtgtggaccctcccatgagagAACACCTCCCTTAAAGGACACCTTCTTTTGTCCCTTTTTATActatctctaccaaagtatacctgccatgacaggccacctgcaatgtagggacacttttggctggtcccaaggctgtcctttcatcgcaggtacctctgtatatatatatatatactagaggaatacccggcttcgccggggtgaatcgcgagacagagacagacagcgtggcggttcaccacaatcacctttgaaggcgaagtcctgtcaaacgggattgagaattttagagcttatttcttagccctatattatctgctgtggcttctcaaatgccagaacatacagacagacaaaaaccgctagaccccatcacaaacagaactctacaatccacagggttttgcccacacacacacacacaaacacacacacacacagagaagccgtatatatatatgtatatctatatctataaatatatagagataggtgagagtgtatttttcgcgtggctataaattgattcgaccttttcactttgacagtaagaacaacttacgggtgcaagggaagcgttctggacagcgcagtgacattctaaaaatagtaacttagaaacgggaatatggattgaagccacacgaaggcgcaaaatactggagaagataaggaagagttactgggaatggtgaattcgccggggtgaatcgcgagacagagacagacagcgtggcggttcaccacaatcacctttgaaggcgaagtcctgtcaaacgggattgagaattttagagcttatttcttagtcctatattatctgctgtggcttctcaaatgccagaacatacagacagacaaaagccgctagaccccatcacaaacaaaactctacaatccacaggtttttgcccacacacacacacaaacacagagaagccgtatctatatatgtatatctatatctataaatatatagaaataggtgacagtgtatttttcgcgtcgctataaattgattcgaccttttcactttgacagtaagaacaacttacgggtgcaagggaagcgttctggacagcgcagtgacattctaaaaatagtaacttagaaacgggaatatggattgaagccacacgaaggcgcaaaacactggagaagataaggaagagttactgggaatggtgaattcgccggggtgaatcgcgagacagagacagacagcgtggcggttcaccacaatcacctttgaaggcgaagtcctgtcaaacgggattgagaattttagagcttatttcttagccctatattatctgctgtggcttctcaaatgccagaacatacagacagacaaaagccgctagaccacatcacaaacagaactctacaatacacaggtttttgcccacaaacacacacacacacagagaagccgtatatatatctatatctataaatatatagagataggtgagagtgtatttttcgcgtggctataaattgattcgaccttttcactttgacagtaagaacaacttacgggtgcaagggaagcgttgtggacagcgcagtgacattctaaaaatagtaacttacaaacgggaatatggattgaagccacacgaaggaagggagataaacgcaaaacactggagaagataaggaagagttacttataatggtgaaatgaacacaaaaaccaaaatcggttcagcgctgcgcgctgagagcacgtgttgaaatatctcatcgatgatattgtgtacggggtgtagctgaatacggtgtccaaatttgaaaaagatccaccgagaactttggcgttgtgatgtggtgtagcggctttggtgtgtcggtatgggggcccgggtagctgaggtggaaccaaaatcggttcagcgctgcgcgctgagagcacgtgttgaaatatcgaccaggttgtgtcctgtcccgggtctacctgaatatgcccaccaaatttgaagcagatccatcgagaactttggccgtgcatcgcgaactcacacagacacacagacagatacacagacagacacaagtcgtatatatatatatatatactagaggaatacccggcttcgccggggtgaatcgcgagacagagacagacagcgtggcggttcatcacaatcacctttgcaggcgaagtcctgtcaaacgggattgagaattttagagcttatttcttagccctatattatctgttgtggcttctcaaatgccagaacatacagacagacaaaagccgctagaccccatcacaaacagaactctacaatccacaggtttttgcccacacacacacacacaaacacacacacagagaagccgtatatatatatatgtatatctatatttataaatatatagagataggtgagagtgtatttttcgcgtggctataaattgattcgaccttttcactttgacagtaagaacaacttacgggtgcaagggaagcgttctggacagcgcagtgacattctaaaaatagtaactcagaaacgggaatttggggtgaacggcgcgagacagagacagacagcgtggcggttcaccacaatcacctttgaaggcgaagtcctgtcaaacgggattgagaattttagagcttatttcttagccctatattatctgctgtggcttctcacatgccagaacatgaACATGACAGACCAAAGCCGCTagatcacatcacaaacagaactctgtTGTGCCTTCTCAAAtaccagaacatacagacagacaaaagccgctagaccccatcacaaacagaactctacaatacacaggtttttgcccacacacacacacaaacacacacacacacagagaagccgtatatatatatgcatatctgtatctataaatatatagagataggtgagagtgtatttttcgcgtggctataaattgattcgaccttttcactttgacagtaagaacaacttacgggtgcaagggaagcgttgtggacagcgcagtggacagcgcagtgacattctaaaaatagtaatagtaacttacaaacgggaaagccacacgaaggaagggagataaacgccaaacactggagaagataaggaagagttacttataatggtgaaatgaacacaaaaaccaaaatcagttcagcgctgcgcgctgagagcacgtgttgaaatatctcatcgatgatattgtgtccggggtgtagctgaatacggtgtccaaatttgaaaaagatccagcgagaactttggcgttgtgatgtggtgtagcggctttggtgtgtcggtatgggggcccgggtagctgaggtggaaccaaaatcggttcagcgctgcgcgctgagagcacgtgttgaaatatctcatcgatgaggttgtgtccagggtctctctgaataagcccaccaaatttgaagcagatccatcgagaactttggccgtgcatggcgaatacacaaatacacagatacacagacacacacacagacacacacacagacacaagtcgtatatatatatatatattatgagCATGTTTTATTCCTTGTTAATCTTTTGTTGCTGTTACTTTTTTCAGAACAAGGTAGTGATGGCTGTGGGAGTGTCTGCTTTCCTGGGCAGCCTGGGGTACATCCTGTACATGAACCTGACAGACGATAAAAGCAAACCAACGTACGTTACATTGGATGCTGATGACGGTTTTTCCTCCAGACCACGAGTATCCAGATGGGAATGACTGATTTCATGCTACCGGGTGTGATATGGTGTGATATTTCAAGTGAAAGTTTTCGAGTTGACGACAGCAATTAAGGCTTCGAGTTTGGAGTTTACTGGTGTTGCTGAACTCTCAAGTCCACTGTGCAGTGCAGTGAACGGGATTTGCACTGACAGTTGTGGAGAGCCCTTGTGAGAAATGCATTGGAATGAAAAAGACAGCTGTGCAATGAACTTATAGTTAGAGACCTGGTCTCTCACCTTTGCTAAAATTAAAAATAGTATTTTCGGGTACGAGCCAGATAAAACTGTTGATCAACTTATTTATATAAAGCTGTGTAGATATGCATGCTGTTCTAACAAGTCAAATCTGTGCTATGCTTAATGGTTGTTTGCATCCAATACATGAACTGAAGAACGACTTGTGGCATGAGCAAATCAGTCTGTGACACTACTCCATGAAATGATAAGCTTGTGCCATGCAATGTATAAATGTTTTTGCTGCAAGTACTGCAAAACTGAGTGGATGAGTGTGTGGTAAATCTTGCATACATGTGTTTGCTTCAGTCATTGCCAGTTTTGTTATGAGGTTTTAGCTTACTCAGTTACTGATCTGCAGATACTGAAAAGGGCATTAAAATTTGGATCATTAAACACAGTAATGATAGGCTGGActgcgacgggcgctgtggtaagacgttggcctcctaatcgggaggtcgtgagttcgaatcccgctcgctggtgggttaagagtggagatttttccgatctaccaggtcaacttgtgtgcagacctgctagtgacttaaccctcttcgtgtgtacacgcaagcacaagaccaagtacgcacggaaaagatcctgtaatccatgtcagagttggtggtttatagaaacacgaaaatacccagcatgcctcccctaaaatcggcgtatgctctctgaatggcggggtaaaaacgccctaaccctaaccctgtaaaaatccactcgtgctaaaaacacgagtgaacgtgggaatcTAAGccctgaacgaagaagaaaaagaataggCTTGACTGCAAATTTATTTAAACGGGACACATTGTTAACAGTTATTTGGAAGGTTTTTTTGTTTCACATAAAGGAATAATGAAATAAATCAAATGTGTGATCTGAGAGCATTGTATGTAAAAAAGTCTTAAGTGTAAGCTGTGGACATTTACTACAATTGTTTTTTTGTCAccatacatgtatacacttaATGTTGGCGAAGATTTAAGGCCATATATAGGACATGCAATCTTGCAGCTTAATTATTATGAAAAGGGCTTCAGCTGGAAACTGAAACATTTTCTAAGTTTCACAGATATACATGGTAAAGTGTAAATGCATAAGTTCCAGTAAAATTTGATTTTTAGTTACTGGAGAGTGGCTTTTTTGTATGCTGGTTGATCATGATGAGGTTGTTAAATTGATGTACACGGATGCGTCAGTGATAGCATTTCTGTGACAGCTTTCAGTGCATGTTATAAAGTACaaataagaacacacacagttATACAGGGCTCCCCAAACCCTGCATCACTGCGTCCTATATGCACTAAAAGCCAGAAACTCGTACTAGAAATTCATAGAGATCAGGGTCCCAcaagccccccgcgggttagagggaagaatttacccgatgctccccagcatgtcgtaagaagcgactaacggattctgtttctccttttacccttgttaagtgtttcttgtatagaatatagtcaatgtttgtaaagattttagtcaagcagtatgtaagaaatgttaagtcctttgtactggaaacttgcattctcccagtaaggtcatatattgtactacgttgcaagcccctggagcaattttttgattagtgcttttgtgaacaagaaacaattaacaagtggctctatcccatccccccccccccccccttcccccgtcgcaatataaccttgaacggttgaaaacgacgttaaacaccaaataaagaaagaaagaaagggtcCCACAACCCACTACTGAAAAGAGGGGGTCCTTGGACGCACTACGCGGTGTTGGCGctggtattttttcaaaccggtacacaagcttttatgatgcaaacagtctAGAAAAAACCCGGTAGGcaggtcattggaaccagtaagactccaactgtttttattgttataccagcgaaaaaaacacggtagttctaaaaatcaaccggtaggtcgtaccggcagccaattttgttccggtattttctcgttTCAACCGTTAAATAACAGTAATtgccggttaacgccaatactgactACATATTCGTTATCATGTGTACCATCAgtactgttttgaaaaaaaattgcaaaAAAATGTAAACGGCTCAGACAGTTTCAAAATGTCGGTATTACATACTTTGCCATGCAGAGTTTTATGTGGGTGAGGAATGTGCCTACCGAAGGCAAGAACATCAACCTCCTTGTCTTCTGACCCTCTAAAGTGTCACTGAGTGAGTCCAAAGACCCCCTATAAATGAAAGTTTGGGGGTCCAGGGACCCTTCTAAGTTAAGCGTCCGTTGGGAGCCCTGGTTATATGATTTGTTTGTAACaaaatatgagtgtgtgttcaACTTGAAAATGTGATAGTCTTTCAGGAAACATGCAACCGAGATAAAGACTTAAAATGacatgaatttgtttgttttattcaaGTACTAGTTTGTAGAGTTTGTGATGTGTTTCTGATGTATTATGCAtgaatgtttgtgtttgcaacAGTTTGaagaagtgtttgtgtgtgtacgtgtgtgtgcatgtgttttcaTTGgacaatttttgagtcacttgagaaaaagtgactctatgtaatcggtcagtgttagtctgtccgacggccggccggccgtccgtagacaccaccttaacgttggacttttctcggaaactatctaagcgatcgggctcatattttgtttagtcgtgacctccaatgacctctacactttaacgagggtttcgttgacctttgacctttttcaaggtcacaggtcagcgtcaaaggaaaaattagacattttatatcttttctcggaaactatcaaagcgatcgggctcatattttgtttagtcgtgacctccaatgacctctacactttaacgatggtttcgttgacctttgacctttttcaaggtcacaggtcagcgtcagaggaaaaattagacattttatatctttgacaaagttcatcggatgtgattgaaactttgtaggattattctttacatcaaagtatttacatctgtagccttttacgaacgttatcagaaaaacaagggagataactagccttttctgttcggcaacacacaacttaacgttgggcttttctcggaaactataaaagtgaccgggctcaaattttatgtgaacgtgactcattgtgttgtgaatagcaatttcttcctgtccatctgatgcctcatataatattcagaactgcgaaagtgactcgatcgagcgtttgctcttcttgttattgtgtTATAGTGAGTGTTTATGCAGACATTACAAATGCAGTTGTctaaaaaccaaaatcactgTTGGTGAGACAAACAATGtcaacccttacactggtgcaattctgtaacatgttacatagccactggtgaattaacccttacactggtgcaattctgtaacatgttacatagccactggtgaattaacccttacactggtgcaattctgtaacatgttacatagccactggtgaattaacccttacactggtgaaATTCTgcaacacatgttacatagccactagtgaattaacagagagaaaaacaaagaaaaacggtcatataggttttcgcatccatgggaggtaatcggaaccgaccagactgagccagtagcgcgacatatgtcgtgacaaccaggtgacagtatacgtaaagtagcgtgacatatgtcgcgacaacccggtgacagtagcgcgacatatgtcgtgacaaccaggtgacagtatacgtaaagtagcgtgACATATGTttcgacaaccagcctaagggttaaacaaaaacaatggaGATCTTTACTCACCAagacaaaaacagcaacaattCACCATCAAAATGGCTGCCTATGGAGGCTTCTTCAGGACAAAATTAAAACAGTAAAGCAAAAGCAAAGACCAGAGAACCAAAGAAAAACATTGAAAGGAGAGTGAACGATCCAATAGCAA
Encoded here:
- the LOC138981210 gene encoding small integral membrane protein 8-like, with the translated sequence MSQKAESGNPSTTAKKNVFETKAPGWAKMESTSAFRAINFELFVKPNKVVMAVGVSAFLGSLGYILYMNLTDDKSKPTYVTLDADDGFSSRPRVSRWE